AATGAAAACACTTCGAGGCGCCCAGAAAACTATTCTACAACACCGACCAACATTCATGGTGGAGATAGAACAACGCCATCATAAAGAACCAATTTGGAGTTTAATATCTGAGATTGAAAGTTGGGGATTTACAGCGAATTATCTCGACCGAGAAAGTTTGAGTTTAAAAAAATTAACAGAAGAATTCATACTTTTGCAAGATTCGACTAATGTTAAGAATTATCAATTTTACATTAATAATATTATTTTCATTCCAAATTAACAAGAACACAACATGAGCGTTGTTGCACGTCAAGGCATAAAATATTCAATTATAGGTTATCTGGGGACATTATTGGGAATTATTTCCTCAATTTTCATATTTCCACATGACATGGAGTTTTATGGGAAATTGCGATTTATCCTTCCTACAGCCGAAATGTTTATCCCAATAGTTGTTTTTGGATTGTCATTTTCTAATGTGAAATTTTTTTTAAAAACCAAGGAAGATGGCAAACATCACAATTTCCTCAGCTTATCTTTGCTTGGCGTTGTCATCAATTTCATCATTTTTTGTGCGCTATATTTTTTAGCAGCCACCCTTTTTCCAAACTTAAAAAATTCCGAAACATGGCAAATGAAAAATCTTATTTTTCCCATGATTTTGGTTTTAGCGTTATCATCGATTTTTAATAAATATATTACCAATTATAAGCGGATTGTTGTCTCCAATATTTTTGAAAATCTGGTGCCAAAACTGGCTAATCTTGGTGCTTTTATCATTTTTGTATATCTATGTTTCTCCGAAAAAATAGCTTATGCCTTTTTCTTCGGAATGTTTGTATTAACACTTCTTGGTTATGCATTTTATGCTAATAAGCTCGAAAAAATCCAACCCGATTTCAGTACAAATTATATTAAAAAAGACCAATTTTGGAAACAAATTTTCTTTTACAGCTTGTTTGGATTTTTAGGAAATATCGGTAATTATCTCGCCGTAAGGATTGACAATTATATGATCGGCGAATTTATCGACTTCGAGGCCAACGGCGTTTACAGCACTATTCTCGCTATTATTGGTATTATTAATGTGCCACAAATGGGGCTTTTCAATATTTCGGCGCCGATTATCAACAAAAGTATTAGCGAACATAATTTCGAAGAACTCGACCACTTTCACAAAAAAACATCACTAAGTTTGTTCTTCTTAGGTTTGTCTTTATATTCGTGTATTTTGGTAGGATTTCCCTATTTAACAGACCTTATCAAAAATGGCGATTTGTTAAAACAAGCGGAACCTGTGGTTTGGATTCTCGGCTCCGCATTTATTTTTGATCTAGCGACAGGTTTCAACGGCCATATTATCTCGTTGTCAAAATATTATCGTTTTAATATTGTCATCATGTTAATCTTGGCAAGTTTAACTATTGGGCTTAATTTTGTTTTTTTAAAATACACCGATTTAGGAATTATTGGCATTGCGATGGCAACGGCTATTTCTCTTTCTATTTTCAACAGTATTAAAATCATTTTTAATTATCAAAAATTCAAAGTTTTTCCTTTGAGTATGCCGATGCTTTATGCGTTGGTATTAAGCTTTTGCGCGATTAATATTGCGATATTAACACCAAATTTCTCAAACAGTTTACTGAATTTATTTTTAAAACCAAGTATTGTTATAGCCATTTTATTAATCGGAAATCACTTTATGAAAATCTACCCTTTGGATAAATACCTGAACAAAAACTTCTTCAGAAGCCTTACAAAATTCAAATAAAAAAAAGGAAAAGTTTGGCAGGGTAAACTTTCATAAAGATTTATATTGCAAATGCTAATATTAACCTCAGGAGGCAGAAAGAGAATTAACCAAAAATTTCCTTATTTGTTACTCAAATATAACAAAATTAATTCTTAACCAGCTCATTTTCAGAAGATGAAGTTATCCACATTCTATTCACAAAAGATGAACCTTTCTGGCTCCTCGAGTTTTTCTAAAGAATAGATAATCAATATTTTATCTTGTAATTTAATTTTATTCCAATAGAAAGCGCCAGCAAAACGACTTTCCAAAATTTCCCCTTCTAGACCATGATCTGAGCGTTTTATCTGATGAGGAAAGTAGAAATTTTTATTAAGATTAAACTTATGCTTTTCAAAATCCGTAAAGACATTTACTTCGCCTAAAAGTTTGGCAACATATTCATTCGTAGGCTGTTGATAAGTTTCTTTCGGCGTGTCATATTGTAATAATTCACCTCGTTCAAGAATAGCAACTTTGTCAACCCAAGGTATAATCTCCTCCAAATTATGGGTCGAAATAATAACCGACAAACCCATATTTTTAACCATAGAAAAAAACTTATCACGAAGATCAAATTTTCGGGAAGTATCCAAATTGCTGAAAGGCTCATCCAACAATAACAGCTTGGGCGTAACTGCCAAAGCACGCGCAATAGCAACACGCTGTTGTTGTCCTCCACTGAGATTTTTGGGAAGCACTTTGGAAAAATCCGCCATACCCACCGCTTCCAAAAGCAGATTGACTTTATCCTTTTTTTCACCAAGATTAATATTCGAAATAAATTTTCCGACATTGTCAAAAACATTGGCATAAGGCATAAGATCGTATTGTTGCGCCACCAATTTCATATCAGCTTCTCCAGGAACAAGATTCGCTTTTGGTCCTTTAAGCCTTCTTCCGTCGAAAATAATGTCGCCTTGTCGCCAGTCGTACAAACCATAAATAAGGCTCAACAAAGTTGATTTTCCACAACCACTTTCTCCTGCCAAAGCAATAACTTGGGCATTTTCCATTGAAAAACTGAAGTTTTGAAAGAGTTTTTGTTCGGGTAAATAACTGAATTCTAAATCG
This genomic stretch from Chryseobacterium sp. POL2 harbors:
- a CDS encoding lipopolysaccharide biosynthesis protein; the protein is MSVVARQGIKYSIIGYLGTLLGIISSIFIFPHDMEFYGKLRFILPTAEMFIPIVVFGLSFSNVKFFLKTKEDGKHHNFLSLSLLGVVINFIIFCALYFLAATLFPNLKNSETWQMKNLIFPMILVLALSSIFNKYITNYKRIVVSNIFENLVPKLANLGAFIIFVYLCFSEKIAYAFFFGMFVLTLLGYAFYANKLEKIQPDFSTNYIKKDQFWKQIFFYSLFGFLGNIGNYLAVRIDNYMIGEFIDFEANGVYSTILAIIGIINVPQMGLFNISAPIINKSISEHNFEELDHFHKKTSLSLFFLGLSLYSCILVGFPYLTDLIKNGDLLKQAEPVVWILGSAFIFDLATGFNGHIISLSKYYRFNIVIMLILASLTIGLNFVFLKYTDLGIIGIAMATAISLSIFNSIKIIFNYQKFKVFPLSMPMLYALVLSFCAINIAILTPNFSNSLLNLFLKPSIVIAILLIGNHFMKIYPLDKYLNKNFFRSLTKFK
- a CDS encoding sulfate/molybdate ABC transporter ATP-binding protein — protein: MLLEINDLEFSYLPEQKLFQNFSFSMENAQVIALAGESGCGKSTLLSLIYGLYDWRQGDIIFDGRRLKGPKANLVPGEADMKLVAQQYDLMPYANVFDNVGKFISNINLGEKKDKVNLLLEAVGMADFSKVLPKNLSGGQQQRVAIARALAVTPKLLLLDEPFSNLDTSRKFDLRDKFFSMVKNMGLSVIISTHNLEEIIPWVDKVAILERGELLQYDTPKETYQQPTNEYVAKLLGEVNVFTDFEKHKFNLNKNFYFPHQIKRSDHGLEGEILESRFAGAFYWNKIKLQDKILIIYSLEKLEEPERFIFCE